In Sulfuritortus calidifontis, the sequence GAACAAGGGCTTCCTCGACCCCTTCTCGCCCGAGGACCCGAAGCAGGTGGCCCATGCCAAGGCCATGCTGGCCGAGATCCACCAGCAGTTCATCCAGGCCGTGCGCCAGGGCCGGGGTCAGCGCCTGAAGGAGACGCCGGAGCTGTTCAGCGGCCTGGTCTGGAACGGCAGCAAGAGCATCGAGCTGGGCCTGGCCGATGCCCTGGGCAGCCTCGACTACGTGGCGCGCGAAGTGGTCCAGGCCGAGGACATCCTGGACTTCACACCACGGGAAAACCTGGCCGACCGCCTGGCCAAGCGCCTGGGCAGCGCCATCGGCGAGGCGGTGCGGCCCTGGGCCAGGGACCAGCTCGGTCTGCGCTGATGGCCGAGCCCTACCAGCCCATTCCCTGCGCCTTACACGAGCGCCTGGAATTCGCCGTACTGCGCCGGCAGCGCCTGCGCCTGCGCTACCGGACCGAGGCCGGCGAGGTCGAGGCCGTGGTCCTGCCCACCGATGTCGCCACCCGCGCCGGGGCGGAGTGGCTGAGCTTCCAGGCCGAATCCGGCGCCAATCAGGTCATTCGGCTGGACGCCATCGTAAGCGCCCGGCCGGCCTGACTGCCCTCTTGAAATCGCCGGGAGTGCCCCCATTCCCTACGCAGGTTTAATTCCGAAGGGCGCCATCGAACATGCAACAAGAACAGAACACCCCCGAGTCCGCCGAACCGGCGGTTGCCGACGAGAACAAGGAAGTCACCCCCAGCCTGGAAGAGATGCTGCGCCTGGCCGAGCTCAAGGCCGAGGAGCATCACGATGCCTGGCTTCGGGCCAAGGCCGAGACCGAAAACGTGCGCCGGCGCGGCCTGGAAGAGGCCGAGAAGGCCCGCAAGTTCGCGGTCGAGAAGTTCGCCGGCGAGCTCCTCGCCGTGAAGGACAGCCTGGAGGCCGCCCTGGCCACCGGCGACAATGCCACCCTGGACAGTCTCAAGAGCGGGGTGGAACTGACCTTGCGCCAGCTGGCCTCGGTGTTCGAGAAGCAGAATCTTATTGAAATCAACCCCTTGGGTCAGAAATTCGATCCCAATGTGCACCAGGCCATCGGCGTGGTGGAAGGCGAGGGCGAGTCCAACACCGTCGCCAACGTGCTGCAGAAGGGCTATCTGCTCAACGACCGCGTGCTGCGCCCCGCCCTGGTTCAGGTTTTCAAGTAGGCCCACTTGAAGCCAGGGATTTGAACCACATATCAGCCACAGTTGAACTTGTATTCAAAGGAATAAAGACATGGGAAAGATCATCGGCATCGACCTGGGTACCACCAATAGCTGCGTCGCCATCATGGAAGGCGGCAAGCCCAAGGTCATCGAGAACGCCGAAGGCGCGCGTACCACGCCCTCGGTGGTGGCTTACACCGACGACGGCGAGATCCTGGTCGGCGCCCCGGCCAAGCGCCAGGCGGTGACCAACCCGAAGAACACCCTGTATGCGGTCAAGCGCCTGATCGGCCGTCGCTTCGAAGAGAAAGAGGTGCAGAAGGACATCGACCTGATGCCCTACAAGATCGTCAAGG encodes:
- a CDS encoding transcriptional antiterminator, Rof, translating into MAEPYQPIPCALHERLEFAVLRRQRLRLRYRTEAGEVEAVVLPTDVATRAGAEWLSFQAESGANQVIRLDAIVSARPA
- the grpE gene encoding nucleotide exchange factor GrpE produces the protein MQQEQNTPESAEPAVADENKEVTPSLEEMLRLAELKAEEHHDAWLRAKAETENVRRRGLEEAEKARKFAVEKFAGELLAVKDSLEAALATGDNATLDSLKSGVELTLRQLASVFEKQNLIEINPLGQKFDPNVHQAIGVVEGEGESNTVANVLQKGYLLNDRVLRPALVQVFK